In Triticum aestivum cultivar Chinese Spring chromosome 5B, IWGSC CS RefSeq v2.1, whole genome shotgun sequence, the following proteins share a genomic window:
- the LOC123116182 gene encoding copper transporter 5.1, protein MMHMTFYWGTSATILFDGWRTSAWTGYLLSLLALFLAAAFYQYLEAFRIRVKLLAGAKADPLPPPAGSDARAPLLAPGSAAFLDGRWPARVATAALFGVNAGIGYLLMLAVMSFNGGVFIAVVLGLAAGYLAFRSGDVDGDDLVVVDNPCACA, encoded by the coding sequence ATGATGCACATGACCTTCTACTGGGGCACGTCCGCCACGATCCTGTTCGACGGCTGGCGCACGTCCGCGTGGACGGGCTACCTCCTCTCCCTCCTGGCGCTCTTCCTCGCCGCCGCCTTCTACCAGTACCTCGAGGCCTTCCGGATCCGCGTCAAGCTCCTCGCCGGCGCCAAGGCGGACCCCCTCCCCCCGCCCGCCGGCTCCGACGCGAGGGCCCCGCTGCTAGCGCCGGGCTCCGCCGCCTTCCTGGACGGGCGCTGGCCGGCGCGGGTGGCCACGGCGGCGCTCTTCGGGGTCAACGCGGGCATAGGGTACCTCCTCATGCTCGCCGTCATGTCGTTCAACGGCGGGGTGTTCATCGCCGTGGTGCTCGGGCTCGCGGCCGGGTACCTCGCGTTCCGCAGCGGCGACGTGGACGGGGACGACCTCGTCGTGGTCGACAACCCCTGCGCCTGCGCCTAG